The genomic window CTTTATATTCTGTCGGCGGTTTTGTTTCTCTGTTATTCAAACGACAAGAAAAAATAGCCATTTATGTCGCTGGCATTAGTGCCATGCTAGGCGGGCTGCTCGGATTATTTAGCTCAATCCCTGTTCTCATGGATGGTGAAGTATTGAGTTACTTCGCACAAGGTCCTTTCCCATTTGCGCACTTCGTCGTTCGATTTGATAGCTTAGCGGCATTTATGGTAATGGTCATTTCATTACTGGTCACTGTTACTGCACTGTACTCACTTAACTATGTTCAAGAATATTGTGGGCGCGGTGCATGGAGCATGGGATTCTTCCTTAATCTCTTTATTGCTTCTATGGTGGCATTAGTTGTTATGGATAATGCTTTTTACTTCATTATCCTATTTGAAATGATGTCATTAGCTTCATGGTTCTTAGTCATTGCAGATCAAGATGAGAAGTCTATCAAAGCTGGTTTGCTCTACTTCTTCATTGCGCATGCGGGTTCCATCCTCATCATGATTGCTTTCTTCTTGATGTGGCGTCAAAGCGGTAGCCTAGACTTTGATTCCTTCCACCAGCTTTCACTTTCCCCCACTATGGCTTCAACTGTTTTTTTATTGGGATTTTTTGGCTTCGGAGCCAAAGCAGGGATGCTTCCTTTACACAGTTGGTTGCCACAAGCTCACCCCGCAGCACCTTCTCATGCTTCAGCACTAATGTCGGGTGTAATGGTAAAAATTGGTATTTTCGGGATCATTAAAGTCGGAATCGACCTGCTAGGTGCAACACAAGGTTGGTGGGGAATTGTTGTACTTGCCTTTGGTGCTGTTTCTTCCGTACTTGGCGTTATGTATGCTCTGGCAGAACATGATATCAAACGTTTACTTGCTTGGCATACCGTTGAAAATATCGGCATCATTTTGATGGGAGTTGGCGTTGCCATGGTCGGAATGGCCAATGATATGCCAGTATTAGCAACCATCGGCTTACTTGGTGCAGTCTATCATTTACTTAACCATGCCGTCTTTAAAGGCCTGCTATTCCTTGGAGCTGGTGCGGTCATTTATCGTGTTCATACCCGTGATATGGAGAAAATGGGCGGATTGGCTAAATTAATGCCATTAACTGCAATCGCTTTTTTAATTGGCTGTATGGCAATTTCAGCATTACCTCCTTTAAATGGTTTTATCAGTGAATGGTACACATATCAATCACTCTTCTCCATGAGTCATGATGGCACATTTATCATGCGTATCAGTGGCCCAATCGCAATTGTCATGTTGGCTATCACTGGTGCATTAGCAGCTATGTGCTTTGTCAAAGTCTATGGCGTTAGCTTCTGTGGTGGCCCACGTAGCGAACAAGCCACACATGCTCGTGAAGTGCCATGGACAATGACCACCGCAATGATTATTTTAGCCATCATCTGCGTGGTCTTAGGTGTTGGAGCAAATGTTATTGCACCAGTATTAGCCAAAGTTGCAATGTCACTCACAAGTGCAACTGAAGTGACGGTGGCGAAAGGCACAATGCTCGTACCTAATTCTCCTGAACAAGCAATGATTTCACCTATCATGACCTTCATCTTGTTGCTTGCTCTATCTGTGATCCCATTCATTATTTATCTGGTATTTAAAGGTAAGCAAATGAATTTCCGCCGTAAAGGAGATGCATGGGCTTGCGGTTATATCTGGGAAAAAGATATGTCTGTCTCCGCGGGGGGTTTTACCCAACCACTTCGCTTTATGTTCGCGCCTCTTTACAGATTAAGAAAGCAACTCGACCCATCAGCACGATTGGCTCAGGCTTTAGAAGTTGCGAAAACAGGTGCGGGAAAAGTCGAACCATTTTGGGATGAAAGCATTATTTATCCACTGGTTCGGGCTATCAACCGGTTTGCTAAGCGACTGCAATGTCTACAAGGTGGGGATTTCAGACTTTATTGTCTCTATGTCATTGCCGCGTTAGTCGTCTTGCTTATCGTCATTGCAGCATAAGGAGATAAACCATGTCGATTCAAGAAACACCAACATTGATGACGGGGTTCTTCGCTGTAATTCAAGCTATATTTTTATTGCTATTAACCCCGCTATTTACTGGTATATCACGTAAGATCCGCGCCAAAATGCAATCTCGCCAAGGTGCTGATATTTTTCAAGACTATCGTGATATAACCAAGTTATTAAAACGCCAATCTATCGCCCCTCGCGATTCTGGAATGGTTTTTCGTATCATGCCCTATGTCTTGCTGGGCTGTATGTTGCTATTAGCAATGGCGTTACCTGTTTTTACTATCACACCATTATTTAATGGCGCATCTGATCTCATTATTGTGCTTTATATCTTTGCTCTATTTCGTTTTTTCTTCTCCTTATCGGGCTTAGATACTGGAAGTTCATTTGCCGGTATTGGTGCTAGCCGAGAGCTGACATTAGGTGTTTTGGTTGAACCTATTTTATTTCTTGGTTTGCTTGTCGTTGCATTGATTGCAGGTTCTACCAACATTGGCACGATCAGTGCGGTCATGAGTGAAGGTTGGGTCTCACCAACAGCAACACTTCTTGCATTACTTGCTTGCGGATTCGCGACTTTTATCGAAATGGGAAAAATTCCATTTGATGTTGCGGAAGCAGAGCAAGAGTTACAAGAAGGGCCATTAACTGAATATTCCGGTTCGGGTTTAGCTTTAGTTAAATGGGGAATAGGTCTAAAACAAGTCATTGTTGCAGTGCTATTTCTCTCTATTTTCTTCCCATTTGGCAATGCCAGTGAATTAACAATTGGTAGTTTAGCGCTAGCGGTTTTACTGCTGCTCTTGAAATTACTTATTGTCTTCATTCTCGCTTCATTAGTTGAAAATAGTATGGCTCGTGGTCGTTTCTTACTGACGTACCATGTGACTTGGTTAGGATTCGGTGTCGCAGCACTCGGATTCGTGTTTTATCTCACCGGTCTATAAGGAGCGACGAGCATGTTAGAAAATATTGCACTAGCAACGCTACTCATTCCATTTATTGGTGCGTTGCTAGTCAGTGTCTTACCAACACGTATAGCACCATGGTTAAGTACTTTTGTTGCATTATTAGCCGCACTTGGTACCGCTGCATTGGGTTGGTTATATCTTGATGGTGGTAAAAATGCGACAACGCTAGAACTCGTAAAAACTGAAAATATCGCCTTATTTGGTTTTACTATTGATGGTGTAAGTACATTAATTGCCTTTGCTGTGGTTTTTCTCGGTTTTTTAATTTGCCTGTATTCAACTGGATATCTGACAAAGGGTAACCGTGAGCATCCACATGGTGCAACTCGCCGTTATTATGCTTTCTTATTAATTTTTATCGGCGCAATGGCAGGTGTTGTTCTCTCATCAACAATCCTCGGACAGCTAATCTTCTTTGAAATTACAGGTGGCTGTTCTTGGGCATTAATTGGCTATTACCAAACAGAAAAAGCGCAGCGCTCAGCAATGAAAGCGCTAATCATTACTCATATAGGCTCTTTGGGGCTTTATTTAGCCGCAGCAACCTTATTTATCAATACAGGCACATTTGCGCTAAGCGCCATCAATCAATTGAATGAATCCCAAAGTTTAATTGTCTTTGGTGGGATCTTATTCGCAGCTTGGGGTAAGTCAGCGCAATTACCATTACAAGCTTGGTTGCCGGATGCAATGGAAGCACCAACACCAGTAAGTGCTTATTTGCACGCAGCATCAATGGTTAAGGTGGGCGTATATATCTTCGCGCGCAGCATTATGTCTTCAACACATGTGCCAGAACTTATCGGTTGGATTGGCGTCGTGATGGCGGTGATCACTTTAGTTTACGGCTTCATGATGTACTTGCCGCAAAAAGATATGAAACGGCTTTTATCTTGGTCAACGATTACGCAATTAGCTTATATCTTTCTTGCTTTGTCTTTATCCATCTTCGGTTCAAAAGAAGCCTTTGATGGTGGTGTCGCTTATATCTTTAACCATGCCTTCGCGAAAAGCCTATTCTTCTTAGTGGCGGGTGCACTGAGCTATAGCTGTGGAACGCGTATGCTGCCACGTTTAAAAGGTTTAGCAAAACGTTACCCGTTACTTGGTGTCGGGTTCTGTGTGGCCGCTCTTGCGATTGCAGGTGTTCCACCACTTAATGGTTTCTTTAGTAAATTTCCTATCTTTGCCGCTGGCTTCGCCTTATCAGAACACTTTTGGATCTTAACACCCATTATGATTCTGGTGCTGATTGAGTCAGTAGCAAGCTTTGCTTGGTTGCTTTACTGGTTCGGAAAAGTCGTTCCAGGAGAACCAAGTGAAGAGGTTGCAAACGGTAGTGCTGTTCCATGGGCTATGCAGTGGGTTATCGGCTTACTGATTATCATGTCCTTCTGTTCTAGCGTTATTGCCGTCATCTGGCTCAATTAAGGGGAGAAGGTATGACTGGTTCAATGATTGTTAATAATCTTGCGGGGCTGATGATGGTCACCTCGCTACTCGTTATCGGCGCAAAGCGCCCGGTAGCGTCGTGTTGGTGCTATGCACTTCAATCTTTAGTGCTTGTTGCGATTTTCGCCACACTTTCTCAGATGTTAAATGCACCTGAACTGGCAATGTGGGCGGGAACAGCTTTTGCGACAAAAGTCATTTTAGTCCCACTGATTATGGGCTATGCATTTCGCAAATTATCCGACCCCACAGCAAATGGCGGCATTATTACACCAATCTGGTTGATGTTAGCAGCTGCAATTATCGTGGTGCTGTGCTGGTTTGTGGTTGAGCCGATAAAATTACCATTAGCGACTGATTTAAAACCTGCTTTAGCCGTTTCTTTAGGTCACTTCATGTTAGGGCTGCTGTGTATCGTGACACAAAGAAATATTCTCAAACAGGCGTTTGGTTACTGCTTAATGGAAAATGGCTCGCACCTAACATTAGCATTGCTAGCCTATAAAGCACCGGAGCTCGTCGAAATAGGTATCGCGACCGATGCTATCTTTGCGGTGATCATCATGGCGGTACTGGCACGTAAAATCTATCGCACGCTCAACACACTGAACGTGGATCAATTGACCGCGCTGAAGGGGTGATGTGATGAGTCAATCTATGTTATTAATATTATTAATGGCCACACCACTGGTGATTTCATTATTGGCTTTTGCTTGCCGCCTATTAGGTAGTGGAGCGAAATTAGCCGTCACTATTGTTCATTCAGTCGGGATTATTTTATTACTCGTGTTATCACTATGGATGGTTAACACAATATTGGATGTTGGTGACCTTTTAATGGCCGAACGCTGGATACACCTAGATAGTTTAGCTGGGTTATTTTTAGCTATACTCGGTATTGTTGGCTTCCTAACAGGTCTTTACTCAATCGGCTATATGAATCATGAAGTCGCTGAGGGTGAAATTAGTGTTGGAACACTCTGTCATTATTATGGTTTCTTTCACTTATTTTTATTCACCATGTTACTGGTGATCACCAGCAATAACCTAATTTTGATGTGGGCAGCTGTCGAAGCAACAACGCTGAGTTCTGCTTTTCTTGTCGGATTATATGGTCAGCGCTCCTCTTTAGAAGCGGCTTGGAAATATATCATCATCTGTAGTGTAGGTGTGGCATTTGGTTTATTCGGCACAATTTTAGTTTATGCTAATGCTGTCAATGTGATGCCAGATCCAGAGTTAGCTATTTTCTGGACTGAAGTTTTGAAATATACCTCACTGCTTGATCCTACCTTAATGCATTTAGCCTTTGTTTTCGTATTAATTGGTTTTGGTACTAAAACGGGGCTTTTCCCAATGCATGCTTGGCTACCAGATGCTCACAGTGAAGCACCTAGTCCAACATCAGCGCTGCTTTCAGCTGTCTTACTCAACTGTGCACTACTCATTATTATTCGCTATTACATTATTGTCACTTCTGCAATTGGCGATGAATTTACCCAAACGCTATTGCTAGTATTTGGTCTACTGTCTGTTGCTGTTGCCGCTTTCTTTATCTTAATTCAACGAGATATGAAACGTTTACTTGCTTATTCCAGTGTTGAAAATATGGGATTGATTGCGGTGGCATTAGGCATTGGGAGACCATTAGGTATTCTTGCTGCCTTATTACATACACTAAACCATAGTTTGGGTAAAACACTTCTCTTTTGTGGTTCCGGTAATGTATTACTCAAATATGGCACTCGTGACATTAATGTCATTAAAGGAATGTTGCGTGTAATGCCGTTTACTGCGGTTGTCTTTGCAGGTGGCGCCTTAGCTTTAGGTGGAATGCCACCCTTTAATATCTTCTTAAGTGAATTTATGATTGTTGTTGCTGGTATAGCAACTCATCATTTTTGGTTAACCCTTCTGGTTTTGATCCTTATCACCATTGTACTTGCCGGACTTGTTAGAATGGTTTCGAAAACTCTTTTCGGTACACCACCTGACTGCGTTTCACGTGGTGAATTAGGTCTCTTGACGACATTCCCCATGGCTATCTTAATTGTCTTAATGCTAGTAATGGGAACTCATATTCCGCAACCGGTTAGCCAGTTATTGGAAAATGCCGCCACCATTGTTTTAAAAGACAGCACATTACCAAATTCAGAATTCACTACCATAAATTACCATTGGCCGTGGGGTGTTAACGCATCCTCTACCTCGTTGCAGGAGAAATAACGTGAGCTATCAGAATTATACAGATACCCTTCAGGGCGTTCGCAAAGGTACAGGTTATCTGGCACAGGTCCGCGAAAAATTTCCTCACACAATATTGGAAGAGGAATGGCAAACAGCGAACCAAGTTACCATTACAATTAAAACAGAAAGGCTGCCAGATGTTGTTGAATTTCTATACTACGGCTGTGGTGGTTGGCTACCTGTATTATGGGGAAATGATGAACGACCTTTAAATGGCCAATTTGCTGTTTATTATGCATTATCAATGGAAGAAGGCGAAAAATGTTGGATTACAGTAAAAGCATTTGTTAGCCCAATTACCCAAGAATTTCCATCTGTTACGCCGAGAGTGCCTGCTGCGGTTTGGGGCGAACGTGAAGTTCGCGATATGTATGGATTACAACCTGTAGGTCTACCTGATGAACGCCGCTTGGTGCTTCCCGATGACTGGCCGGACGATCTCTACCCACTTCGCAAAGACACCATGGATTATCGCCAACGTCCTGCACCAACAACAGATGAGGAAACTTACGAGTTTATCAACGATAGCAAAACACAAAGTCGAGTTGTTCCTATCGGCCCACTGCATATTACCTCAGATGAACCAGGACACTTTCGCTTATTTGTAGACGGTGAACGTATTGTTGATGCTGATTATCGGATGTTTTATGTCCATCGAGGAATGGAAAAGTTAGCTGAAACCCGTATGGGATATAATGAAGTCACTTTTTTATCCGACCGTGTTTGTGGTATTTGTGGTTTCACTCACAGTGTCGCTTACACCACATCCGTCGAAAATGCGTTAGGTATTTATGTTCCTCAACGCGCAAATACGATTCGCAGCGTATTATTAGAAGTTGAGCGTCTGCACAGTCACCTCTTAAATATTGGTTTAGCAAGTCACTTTACGGGCTTTGATACTGGGTTTATGCAGTTTTTCCGTGTCCGTGAAAAATCAATGACAATGGCTGAATTATTAACTGGGGCGCGTAAAACATACGGAACAAACTTAATTGGCGGTGTACGTCGCGATTTCTTAAAAGATCAAAGAGTAAAAACAATTCAATTAGTTCGTGAAATGCGTCAAGACCTTTCATTACTTGTCGATATACTCCTAAGCACGCCAAATATGGAACAAAGAACCGTTGGTGTGGGAATTTTAGATCCCCAAATTGCCCGTGATTATAGTCCTGTTGGTCCTATGATCCGCGCAAGCGGTTTTAAACGTGATGTCCGTTTCGATCACCCTTTTGCCGATTATGCAAATTTACCCAAAACGTTATTTACAATGGATGGCTGCGATGTCTATTCACGCGTCATGGTGCGAGTTAAAGAAGTCTTTGATTCTCTATCAATGATTGAATATGCACTGGATAATATGCCTGAAGGCCCTATCTTAACAGAAGGTTTTACATATCAGCCGTATAAATTTGCTCTGGGCTATACCGAAGCGCCTCGCGGAGAAGATGTTCACTGGAGCATGTTAGGCGATAATCAAAAACTATATCGCTGGCGCTGCCGCGCTGCCACTTATGCCAACTGGCCTGTATTACGTTATATGTTACAAGGAAATACGGTTTCAGATGCACCTCTTATTATTGGTAGCCTAGACCCTTGTTATTCCTGTACAGACCGCGTCACATTAGTTGATGTAAAAAAACGCAAAGCGAAAACAGTGGCTTATAAAGAGTTCGAACAATATGGCATCGAACGTAAACAATCCCTGATGAAATAGTTGGAGGGAAAACAATGTTCAAATTATTTAAAACCCTCCGCGAAGCAGGAACAGCAACGGTTAAATATCCATTTAAACCATTAGAAGTCGCACATGGATTTCGTGGTAAACCTGAATATGATCCTCTGCAATGTATTGCTTGTGGAGCTTGTATTTCTGCCTGTCCAGCCAATGCGTTGACCATGGAAACAGATTTAAGTAGTGGTGAACGCCGCTGGCAACTTTTTATTGGTCGTTGTATTTATTGTGCACGCTGTGAAGAAGTTTGCCCAACTCGAGCTATCCATCTAAGCGAGGATTTTGAAACAGCTGTCTTAAATAAAGACGATTTATATATCAAAAGTACTTTCCGCTTACAGTATTGCCGCCAATGTCATGAAGCTTTTGCGCCTAAAAAATCGGTAGAGTATGCGATGGCACTCATGGTTGCATCAGGTGTTGAAGAAAGCAGCATTGAAGCATTGCGACCAATGTATGAAACTTGCCCATCTTGTAAACAGAAAAATAACCTGTTGAATAATGAGCGTAGAAACTTCCGTTTACATGCCGAGGGAGAAAAATGATGAATTTGTCGGATATCCCAGTTAACCATTATGTTAGTCAACCTATCCGAGTTGATGAACAAGTGGAAAAATTAAAGAGCACATTGCTCAAAGATATCAAACGTTCTGCTTATGTTTATCGTGTCGACTGCGGTGGATGTAACGGCTGTGAAATCGAAATTTTCTCTGCAATCACGCCGGTATTTGATGCGGAACGTTTTGGGATCAAGGTTGTCGCCTCACCACGGCATGCTGATATTTTATTATTTACAGGTGCTGTCACCCGTGCAATGCGAATGCCAGCCTTACGCGCTTATGAATCTGCACCTGATCCTAAAATTTGTATTTCATATGGTGCATGCGGTTGTGGTGGTGGCATTTTCCACGACCTTTACTGCGTTTGGGGCGGGAGTGAACATATTGTTCCAATTGATGTATGGATCCCCGGTTGCCCTCCAACACCAGCCGCAACCATTTATGGCTTTGCTGTTGCTTTGGGGTTACTAAACCAAAAACTAAAAGCCCAAGATCACCAAGAAACTGATGATGAGAAAGTTCAGTTACTCCTACCATCAGTACCATTAGCAACACGCGTCATGATTGAGCGCGAAGCTCGCCGCTTAGCGGGTTATTATCAAGGTCGTGAAATTAGTGACAAATTTTTATCACTGCTCGAAGGTGCTTCTCCTAATCAAGTTCAGGGTTTAATGCACAATTGGCTACATGAAGAACAAGATCCGCGTCTGCGTGATATTGTCAATCGTCTCGTCAATGTGCTGGCTCAAGGAGGCACTAATGACTGAAAAACCAGAAAGTAAAGTCATCTTTTGGTCACTACGCCAAAAGTTTGTCGATAGCGATGATGATATTCCTGAAGATGCGCAACAAGTCATGTATTACTCACTCGCTATTGGGCACCACGTCGGTATGATTGATTGCTTGAATACTGAATTAATCTGTCCACTTAACGGTTATCAATCTTGGGTCGAAGCATTGCCCGAAGGCGAGGCTCGGCGCAAATTACAAGGTTTGATAACTTTTGGTGAAATCACAATCGACTCAACACATACCAATATGCTAGCACTTGCACTTGACCCATTCGCCAACGATATCACTTCACCTTATTGTGAATGGAGCCAAACATTGATCCGCTTATTAGGTGAGATTGAGCGAGAGCCTGCCATTTATTTGATTGTAAAGAGACGCCCATGAAAGAAAGTTCAGTACAGAATCTCATGCTTGCTGTAGGTAATAGTATGATGGGAGATGATGGTGCGGGACCGATGTTATTTGATTTAATGGAAAAAAATCCCATTGATGGCTGGATTGCTATCAATGGTGGAAGCAGTCCTGAAAATGCAGTTCATCAAATTAGAGCATTATCACCACAACGTTTATTAATCGTAGATGCCGCGGATATCTGCCTTGCGCCCGGTGAAATTCGAATTATTGACCCAGATGATATTGCTGAAATGTTCATAATGAGCACACATAATCTCCCATTGAACTTTTTGATAGATCAATTAAAAGAAGATATTGATGAGATTATTTTTCTTGGTATTCAACCTGATTTAGTTGGATTTTATATGCCAATGAATGAAAAAGTGATTACCGCAGTACATCAAGTTTATTCAGCACTGCCCAATTGGGAAGGATTAGGTGGATTTACACTACTTGATGGTGAATAACGTCTTGATGGCGAATAACGTCTCATTTTGCAAATGATAAAGCCGCGATAACTTCACTTTTTGTCGCTATCGCGGTCTCTTTTTTTAACCCTTGCCGTATAGAAAATAAGAGACATCATCTTCAACACTTTCCATTGCCATCAGTGCTTCTAGTGTATCTTTTGCTTCCTGTTCATCAATGATACTCATCGCAAATCCGACATGAACGAGCACCCATTTACCCAACATATCCAATGGATCGCCTTCACACACTAAAGCAATATTCACATCTCGTTTAACACCACAAACGTCAATTTGCGCATTTTCCATCGGGGAATCCCCTACTGCAACAATTTTACCGGGAATACCTAAACACATAACAAACTCCTGACTTAACAAGTCATCTATACGGCTTATTCAACTTCAATTTGTTTCACCTGCATGGCGTCACTGCTCTCGACTTGAATATTTTGGCTACCACATAAAGGGCAGCTTGTCGCAAATCCTGTGACGGTAACACTATTTAGGCAATCACGGCACCATGCCTTAGCAGGGATAGTCATGATATGTAACGTTGCCCCTGCTGCTAAAGTATCACGGCAAATAATATCGAAACAAAAATGTAATGCTGATTCTTCGATACAAGAAACTGAGCTTAACTCTAACCAAACCGCAGTGACACGCCGCGCATGATTTCGTTTTGCATGTTGTTCGATAATGTCGAAAGCACTTTGGCATAAAGCAACTTCATGCATAGTAAAATCCTTAAAATATCAAATCATTCGGTATTTCAAATGCAGCACGACGACGACGTTCTTTCACCATTTCATCAATTTTATTTCTATCGACTAAAATCAATGCTTCTGTTGGGCAGACTTCTACACAAGCAGGCCCCCCTTCTCGTGTATGGCATAAATCGCACTTATGAGCTTCCGCTCTATATTGTGCAACTGTATTCAGTGCTGTCACTTTTTGTGTAACCAAACGACTCACCACCTCCATCGTACCGTAAGGACAAGCAATAACGCAGGTTTTACAACCAATACATTTAGATTGATCAACATAAACAAAATCATATTTTCTACTGATTGCCCCATTAGGACAAACATTCGCGCACGGTGCATCTTCACATTGACGGCATACAACAGCCGTACTTACGCTATAGCCTTTTAATACATGGATACGTGGGAAAAATTCATCCTTGACCACAGTTTCAATACCCGTTTCTTGTTTTTGATGAGAAACAACACACGCCACTTCACAAGTATGACAGCCAATGCATTTTTTGGGGTCCGCAATGATGAATTTGTTCATCGAACTCTCCTGATTGATACAAAATGGTGCTACATCTAAATAATGACGAGTAGCCACCTATGAATAAGTATAAATAGGAATAAGCATGGATCGTGCCAAATTAATAATTTATTTAAATTCAGCTAAATCAGTAGATTAATAATAAAATTATTATGTTGAGGTTGCTTAATCGGAATATTCGTCATCTTCATCGACATTTTTGACGATAAACAATAATATCGCTATATAAATATTTATATTACCTATTTTGTTGCTATCAAAATAGGGGATTGGATCAAACTTAAATCAGACTGTGATATTTTTTTTCCGCAGACCTATTACAATATAACTATTAGGCAGTTTTATTTATAAAAGATAAATCAAAAAATATTTTAAGCTATTTTACATTGGAAATAATTTAAAGCGTATCTATCCGCTAATTTATTTGAGTTGCATGTCAGCAAAAATAGAACATTTGCTTTAACGTGTTCTAAACATATAAAAAACAGTGTCATCAACTCAAGCCTGCGGGTATTAGCTGCATTATGAATTATAAGGGGTTTTGAGTGGGCACGCCTGAAGACAACCAACATATACAGCATGAACGAGACCAATATAGAATATTGGTGGATATCACTAACTCCGTATTATCTCATTTAGAAATGGATGGATTAGTTGCTGAAGTTTCGCGTGAAATATATCGTTTTTTTGGTATTAGCCAAATAAGCGTTGCGTTATGTGATAATTATAGTTCTGCTGTTTATCGTTGTTATTCTAGTTATTATTCTCATTCAAAGTCTGTTGAAAAAACACAATATCATTTAAATGAATTACACCCAGATTTAGTTCAAGTTCTTGAGAATAATATTCCAATGCGATTAACACTCGATCCTAAAACTGAGGATCCTCTTTATCAGCATGTTTGTACTCAAGGTATGACGGAAACACTGTTATTGCCTTTAGCATTTAATCATAAACCACTTGGTGTTTTAATCCTCTCGCACGAAGATGATCATATTTTCACCGATGATAATAACAATTTACTTAAACAAATCGCTGCCAGATTTGCAATCGCTGTAGACAATGCCGCAGCTTACGGTGAAATCACCCGCCTAAAAGATAGCCTGAAAAATGAGAATTTATGGCTAAATGAACAGATCCACAAAATGGATAGCTTCAGTGATATTATCTATCAAAGCGAAGCAATGCGTAATGTGTTAGAACAAGTGGATTTAG from Providencia sneebia DSM 19967 includes these protein-coding regions:
- a CDS encoding NADH-quinone oxidoreductase subunit C, with translation MSYQNYTDTLQGVRKGTGYLAQVREKFPHTILEEEWQTANQVTITIKTERLPDVVEFLYYGCGGWLPVLWGNDERPLNGQFAVYYALSMEEGEKCWITVKAFVSPITQEFPSVTPRVPAAVWGEREVRDMYGLQPVGLPDERRLVLPDDWPDDLYPLRKDTMDYRQRPAPTTDEETYEFINDSKTQSRVVPIGPLHITSDEPGHFRLFVDGERIVDADYRMFYVHRGMEKLAETRMGYNEVTFLSDRVCGICGFTHSVAYTTSVENALGIYVPQRANTIRSVLLEVERLHSHLLNIGLASHFTGFDTGFMQFFRVREKSMTMAELLTGARKTYGTNLIGGVRRDFLKDQRVKTIQLVREMRQDLSLLVDILLSTPNMEQRTVGVGILDPQIARDYSPVGPMIRASGFKRDVRFDHPFADYANLPKTLFTMDGCDVYSRVMVRVKEVFDSLSMIEYALDNMPEGPILTEGFTYQPYKFALGYTEAPRGEDVHWSMLGDNQKLYRWRCRAATYANWPVLRYMLQGNTVSDAPLIIGSLDPCYSCTDRVTLVDVKKRKAKTVAYKEFEQYGIERKQSLMK
- the hydN gene encoding electron transport protein HydN, with product MNKFIIADPKKCIGCHTCEVACVVSHQKQETGIETVVKDEFFPRIHVLKGYSVSTAVVCRQCEDAPCANVCPNGAISRKYDFVYVDQSKCIGCKTCVIACPYGTMEVVSRLVTQKVTALNTVAQYRAEAHKCDLCHTREGGPACVEVCPTEALILVDRNKIDEMVKERRRRAAFEIPNDLIF
- the hybG gene encoding hydrogenase maturation factor HybG, giving the protein MCLGIPGKIVAVGDSPMENAQIDVCGVKRDVNIALVCEGDPLDMLGKWVLVHVGFAMSIIDEQEAKDTLEALMAMESVEDDVSYFLYGKG
- a CDS encoding NADH-quinone oxidoreductase subunit B family protein; its protein translation is MNLSDIPVNHYVSQPIRVDEQVEKLKSTLLKDIKRSAYVYRVDCGGCNGCEIEIFSAITPVFDAERFGIKVVASPRHADILLFTGAVTRAMRMPALRAYESAPDPKICISYGACGCGGGIFHDLYCVWGGSEHIVPIDVWIPGCPPTPAATIYGFAVALGLLNQKLKAQDHQETDDEKVQLLLPSVPLATRVMIEREARRLAGYYQGREISDKFLSLLEGASPNQVQGLMHNWLHEEQDPRLRDIVNRLVNVLAQGGTND
- the hyfH gene encoding hydrogenase 4 subunit H, translated to MFKLFKTLREAGTATVKYPFKPLEVAHGFRGKPEYDPLQCIACGACISACPANALTMETDLSSGERRWQLFIGRCIYCARCEEVCPTRAIHLSEDFETAVLNKDDLYIKSTFRLQYCRQCHEAFAPKKSVEYAMALMVASGVEESSIEALRPMYETCPSCKQKNNLLNNERRNFRLHAEGEK
- the hycI gene encoding hydrogenase maturation peptidase HycI → MKESSVQNLMLAVGNSMMGDDGAGPMLFDLMEKNPIDGWIAINGGSSPENAVHQIRALSPQRLLIVDAADICLAPGEIRIIDPDDIAEMFIMSTHNLPLNFLIDQLKEDIDEIIFLGIQPDLVGFYMPMNEKVITAVHQVYSALPNWEGLGGFTLLDGE
- the hypA gene encoding hydrogenase maturation nickel metallochaperone HypA yields the protein MHEVALCQSAFDIIEQHAKRNHARRVTAVWLELSSVSCIEESALHFCFDIICRDTLAAGATLHIMTIPAKAWCRDCLNSVTVTGFATSCPLCGSQNIQVESSDAMQVKQIEVE
- a CDS encoding formate hydrogenlyase maturation HycH family protein, whose protein sequence is MTEKPESKVIFWSLRQKFVDSDDDIPEDAQQVMYYSLAIGHHVGMIDCLNTELICPLNGYQSWVEALPEGEARRKLQGLITFGEITIDSTHTNMLALALDPFANDITSPYCEWSQTLIRLLGEIEREPAIYLIVKRRP